Proteins encoded together in one Chryseobacterium taklimakanense window:
- a CDS encoding Eco57I restriction-modification methylase domain-containing protein yields the protein MLDYFQDLARRNLVRYDRKSGKDHYFLTPENKFSVNERKYFDFKTKEGGEIIKAVMHFENKSWKEAMEYLKQFSPNHFNHPISTNPQSSKTLNNSTMVNSSPKIVNIIPPNNETLIDYFKNRGISREILAENTKQVHYESSGKSYFGLGIENLSGGYELRNPMIKTKIGKSDISVVEGTRKDEVIVFEGMTDLLSFLQLQKDNQMKNTRTLVALNSVVNSDKFIKSFQDFEGKIFLCLDGDEAGNYATKKILSEMKDLKIKDVRLLYGISETGHNDLSDYLQKKVENLKKSLNLECSKHSQNGNTEPQSETISQTLQLGGRTPERDLGKPEQISQSEQQNHQQSRQKMDGENARNGFTSAVGSHLRGAGKMGTPALGTQPKNAQENAGAENSVVGRLSGIADKTGIAELDRILEQHKDQKLTNEQVAEIVSATCFVSDDKEVHLKEHLNITDELKKICRQFKSGGMLKEGRGILDEYYTDTKIVEAVRNLIKDHFSGKDHISVLEPSVGTGNFINASKNLSENISVNSFEINETSAKIAKILHPEITVNLRSFETEFIFENGTKKNPENFSEKYDLVLGNPPYGEHRGIYKGLGEESKISKYEDYFVKRSLDSLKPNGILAMVLPSGWMNRQKKLKSAELLEAYRLPAGAFSGTKIGTDIVILKKTSDKLSRDYSEYFEKNSAHILGSIKEKTNRFGKLEEYVSGSLEDALAILEQLQNNKKQVRIGNLFEDLDAEISPPPKPLQKKERVSDKKTQDAEEKNAEVFDRTAQIDLAKAKVEDVLAHLYHIKFKSSLITSEILRYEKLKSELSEKPEIFDQKQIAELLKKAEIIIKSRKERNSEYEIQTKPEIKKGILKYQFFKNDEIVDTALQNSSNISPEQLSAFHDTEYDGTLNNRGKHYELANYFEGRWMHDFYYAEGNIYAKLEQLERDFADKNAVGGMDNQYEKQKALLESVLPKPKSLEDIIISPNHEFVHQFSMGKMEKEKWNPNTRQTENVKEDASLAETFKTFVSSLPASAFAGSSSWEVRSFVDNENVTGSDKERNALIRERRKDSANDLFRKYVKEELSEETRNRFVAEFNRKFNNIHVPDYSRFPLFSKINKNFKGEPLSLTEVQRAGVGRLTTKGVGLLAHEVGFGKTLSGIISMHEAMQRGNAKRPLIVVPNANILKQWVETIFETIPEAKLNVLGNLGRDYDLSHFDNKDGEITLVTYEGFNNIGFSRETTEQLASKFSYITESELKSIKNSERDSQIEIQKEKEVEGKMRRGKIYDWEDFGFDHITFDEVHNANHIVGKVRIEDRRFSSDFRNQNQRTSGLGINAWMACQYIQEKNNGRNVSLLSATPFTNKPLEYYSILSLIANKRLEESGYFNVNNFFETFMEADNEMEIGATGDVKFKSNVRRFKNNSLFQQLLSEFIDLKGEEDNPELKRPNRINKEYKIEQNDLTKEQYEILNDSFSEKEPGAILTHILNARLIAISPYLSIHYEDENPTTKEFIENSPKLKLTMDLISQNKKDVPNAGQIIYSELAVAEFPKLKEYLVSEIGFKPNEVGIITGSTTKNQRIDIQNDFNSGKIKVIIGSEAIQEGMNLQEKTSDMYLLSLPYNFTSLRQVEGRAWRQGNQWENVRINYMLTNDSIDVFMLQKLQAKQARYLEAMKKGANVVDVSDVNTQELKTAIITKPETRANIEIELLKKKLQNEKDRYFADQSFVLRKFEDYTKVKEKLDYAISSLKRVEQWAKDAGEDSTWNRHIYNYEDNVNRAKQELQETIDHLAKKGVNISEIELQNELTEKKIAEFEEQIEKLPEVQSALVLQYQKENEERSRKVSLVDNLAERKVENEVLFGSEKMKNQSIVAERSIGKNR from the coding sequence ATGTTGGACTATTTTCAGGATTTGGCGCGAAGAAATCTCGTGCGTTACGACCGAAAATCGGGAAAAGACCACTATTTCCTCACGCCTGAAAACAAGTTTTCGGTGAATGAAAGAAAATATTTCGATTTCAAAACCAAGGAAGGTGGCGAAATCATTAAAGCCGTGATGCATTTTGAGAACAAAAGTTGGAAGGAGGCAATGGAATATCTAAAACAATTTTCTCCAAATCACTTTAACCATCCTATCTCCACAAATCCACAATCATCAAAAACCTTGAATAATTCAACTATGGTGAACTCCTCTCCTAAAATAGTGAACATCATTCCACCCAATAACGAGACGCTTATCGATTATTTTAAAAATCGGGGGATTTCTAGGGAGATTCTTGCGGAAAACACCAAACAGGTTCATTATGAATCTAGCGGAAAATCCTATTTCGGATTGGGTATCGAAAACCTTTCCGGCGGTTACGAACTGCGAAACCCGATGATAAAGACCAAAATAGGAAAAAGCGACATTTCCGTGGTGGAAGGAACAAGAAAAGATGAAGTCATCGTTTTTGAGGGAATGACTGATTTGCTTTCTTTTCTGCAACTGCAGAAGGACAATCAGATGAAAAACACTAGAACTTTGGTGGCGCTCAATTCTGTAGTAAATTCGGACAAGTTCATCAAGTCCTTCCAAGATTTTGAGGGGAAAATTTTTCTTTGTCTTGACGGCGACGAAGCAGGAAACTATGCCACGAAAAAAATCCTTTCCGAAATGAAAGACCTAAAAATAAAAGATGTTCGACTTCTTTACGGAATATCAGAAACGGGACATAACGATTTGAGCGATTATCTGCAAAAGAAGGTGGAGAATCTGAAAAAAAGCCTTAATTTAGAATGTTCAAAACACAGCCAAAATGGAAATACTGAACCTCAATCCGAAACAATATCCCAAACTCTCCAATTGGGAGGAAGAACACCTGAACGAGACCTTGGAAAACCTGAGCAAATCAGCCAATCCGAGCAACAAAACCATCAGCAGAGCAGACAAAAAATGGACGGCGAAAATGCTAGAAATGGATTTACAAGCGCAGTCGGGAGCCATCTTCGAGGAGCAGGAAAAATGGGAACACCCGCACTTGGAACACAACCAAAAAATGCTCAAGAAAATGCAGGAGCAGAAAATTCCGTGGTCGGACGGTTATCCGGAATAGCCGACAAGACAGGAATTGCTGAATTAGACCGAATTTTAGAACAACATAAAGATCAGAAACTGACCAACGAACAAGTTGCGGAAATCGTCTCCGCGACTTGTTTTGTTTCGGATGATAAGGAAGTTCATCTGAAAGAGCATCTGAACATTACCGACGAACTCAAAAAAATTTGTCGTCAGTTCAAAAGCGGCGGAATGCTAAAGGAAGGTCGTGGAATTCTTGATGAATATTATACGGACACCAAAATTGTCGAAGCTGTCCGAAATTTAATCAAAGACCATTTTTCGGGAAAAGACCATATTTCTGTGCTTGAACCGAGTGTTGGAACGGGTAATTTCATCAATGCCTCGAAAAATTTAAGCGAAAACATTTCCGTCAATTCTTTTGAAATCAACGAAACTTCTGCGAAAATTGCCAAAATCCTACATCCGGAAATTACCGTCAATCTGCGTTCTTTCGAGACGGAATTTATTTTTGAGAACGGCACGAAAAAAAATCCTGAAAATTTTTCGGAAAAATACGACTTGGTTCTCGGGAATCCGCCTTATGGAGAACATCGTGGCATCTACAAAGGTTTGGGCGAGGAGAGCAAAATCTCAAAATACGAGGACTATTTTGTGAAGCGTTCCTTAGATTCTTTGAAACCAAATGGAATTTTAGCAATGGTGCTTCCTTCGGGATGGATGAACCGACAGAAAAAATTGAAATCCGCCGAATTGCTTGAAGCCTACCGATTGCCTGCAGGTGCTTTTTCGGGAACGAAAATCGGAACGGATATCGTGATTTTGAAAAAGACTTCCGATAAATTGTCCCGAGATTATTCCGAATATTTCGAGAAAAATTCAGCCCATATTTTGGGGAGCATCAAGGAAAAAACCAACCGCTTCGGAAAACTTGAGGAATATGTTTCCGGAAGTTTGGAAGACGCTCTCGCTATTCTTGAGCAACTTCAAAACAACAAAAAGCAAGTCCGTATTGGAAATCTTTTTGAAGACCTTGATGCAGAAATTTCACCGCCACCAAAACCTTTGCAAAAAAAGGAAAGAGTTTCGGACAAAAAAACGCAAGATGCAGAAGAAAAAAATGCAGAAGTTTTTGACCGAACTGCTCAAATCGATTTGGCAAAAGCGAAAGTGGAAGACGTTTTGGCGCACCTTTACCACATCAAATTCAAGTCATCGCTTATAACTTCGGAGATTTTACGGTATGAAAAATTGAAGTCTGAACTTTCAGAGAAACCCGAAATTTTTGACCAAAAACAGATTGCGGAACTGCTGAAAAAAGCGGAAATCATCATCAAATCTAGAAAGGAAAGAAATTCCGAATATGAGATTCAAACAAAACCTGAAATCAAGAAAGGAATACTGAAATATCAGTTTTTTAAAAATGATGAAATCGTTGATACAGCGCTTCAAAATTCTTCCAACATCAGTCCCGAACAGCTATCTGCTTTTCACGATACGGAATATGACGGAACACTCAACAACAGAGGAAAACATTACGAACTTGCCAATTATTTTGAAGGACGATGGATGCACGATTTCTATTATGCTGAAGGAAATATTTACGCCAAATTGGAACAATTGGAACGTGATTTTGCCGATAAAAATGCAGTCGGCGGTATGGACAACCAATATGAAAAACAAAAAGCGCTCCTTGAAAGTGTTTTGCCTAAACCCAAAAGTTTGGAAGACATCATTATCAGTCCCAACCACGAATTTGTCCATCAATTTTCAATGGGAAAAATGGAAAAGGAAAAATGGAATCCAAACACAAGACAAACGGAAAACGTAAAAGAGGATGCGTCTTTGGCGGAAACTTTCAAAACTTTTGTGAGTTCGTTGCCCGCTTCTGCTTTTGCGGGTTCGTCGTCGTGGGAAGTGCGCAGTTTTGTAGACAATGAAAATGTAACCGGAAGCGACAAGGAAAGAAATGCGCTGATTCGGGAAAGAAGAAAGGATTCCGCAAACGACCTTTTTAGAAAATATGTAAAAGAGGAACTTTCCGAAGAAACCCGAAATCGCTTTGTGGCGGAATTCAACAGAAAGTTCAACAATATCCACGTTCCGGATTATTCGCGGTTCCCTTTGTTTTCAAAAATCAATAAAAATTTCAAAGGAGAACCGCTTTCCTTGACCGAAGTTCAGCGAGCCGGAGTCGGAAGATTGACCACGAAAGGTGTCGGACTTTTGGCGCACGAAGTGGGATTCGGGAAAACACTTTCGGGAATTATCTCGATGCACGAAGCGATGCAAAGAGGAAATGCAAAACGACCTTTAATCGTTGTTCCCAATGCAAATATCCTGAAGCAATGGGTGGAAACCATTTTTGAAACGATTCCCGAAGCGAAGTTGAATGTTTTGGGAAACTTGGGAAGGGATTACGATTTGTCACATTTCGACAATAAGGACGGGGAAATCACTTTGGTGACTTACGAAGGTTTCAACAATATTGGTTTTTCAAGGGAAACAACGGAGCAACTTGCGTCCAAGTTTTCTTACATCACCGAATCAGAACTCAAATCCATAAAAAACAGCGAAAGAGATTCGCAAATTGAGATTCAAAAAGAAAAAGAGGTGGAAGGAAAAATGAGGCGCGGAAAAATTTACGATTGGGAGGATTTCGGTTTCGACCACATCACTTTCGATGAAGTGCACAATGCCAATCACATCGTCGGGAAAGTGAGGATTGAGGACAGAAGATTTTCTTCGGATTTTAGAAATCAGAATCAGCGGACATCGGGGTTGGGAATCAATGCTTGGATGGCGTGTCAATACATTCAGGAAAAAAATAACGGCAGGAATGTTTCGCTTCTTTCGGCGACGCCTTTCACGAATAAGCCTTTGGAATACTACTCTATTTTGTCGCTTATCGCCAATAAAAGATTGGAGGAAAGCGGATATTTCAATGTGAACAACTTCTTTGAAACCTTTATGGAAGCCGACAACGAGATGGAAATCGGTGCGACAGGCGATGTAAAATTCAAATCGAATGTGCGAAGATTTAAGAATAATTCACTTTTTCAGCAATTGTTGTCGGAGTTTATTGATTTGAAGGGCGAAGAAGACAATCCCGAACTGAAGCGACCTAACCGAATCAATAAGGAGTATAAAATTGAGCAAAATGATTTGACGAAGGAACAATACGAAATTTTGAATGATTCTTTTTCGGAGAAGGAACCGGGAGCGATTCTAACACATATCCTTAATGCGAGATTAATTGCGATTTCACCCTATCTTTCGATTCATTACGAAGATGAAAATCCCACCACAAAAGAATTTATCGAAAATTCACCGAAACTGAAACTGACGATGGATTTGATTTCCCAAAATAAAAAGGATGTTCCGAATGCAGGACAAATCATCTATTCCGAATTGGCGGTTGCAGAATTTCCGAAATTGAAGGAATATTTGGTTTCGGAAATCGGTTTTAAACCCAATGAAGTCGGAATTATTACGGGATCGACCACAAAAAATCAGCGGATTGACATTCAGAACGATTTTAATTCGGGGAAAATTAAGGTGATTATCGGAAGTGAGGCGATTCAGGAAGGAATGAATCTGCAGGAAAAAACTTCGGATATGTATCTGCTTTCCCTACCCTACAATTTTACTTCGCTTCGGCAAGTGGAAGGTCGCGCTTGGAGACAGGGAAACCAATGGGAAAATGTGCGCATCAATTATATGCTTACCAACGACAGCATCGATGTTTTTATGCTTCAAAAATTGCAGGCAAAACAGGCGAGATATCTTGAAGCGATGAAAAAGGGAGCAAATGTGGTAGATGTTTCCGATGTGAACACACAGGAACTGAAAACCGCCATCATCACTAAACCTGAAACTCGTGCGAACATCGAAATTGAACTTTTAAAGAAAAAACTGCAAAATGAAAAAGACCGATATTTCGCCGACCAATCTTTTGTCCTACGAAAATTTGAGGATTATACTAAAGTAAAAGAAAAGTTGGACTACGCCATCTCAAGTTTGAAAAGAGTAGAACAATGGGCGAAAGACGCAGGTGAAGACAGCACTTGGAATCGCCATATCTATAATTACGAAGACAATGTGAATCGAGCAAAACAGGAACTGCAGGAAACCATTGACCATCTCGCAAAAAAAGGCGTGAATATCTCTGAAATAGAACTCCAAAACGAACTTACCGAAAAGAAAATTGCCGAATTTGAGGAACAGATTGAAAAACTTCCCGAAGTTCAGTCGGCCTTGGTGTTGCAATATCAGAAAGAAAATGAGGAACGGTCGAGAAAGGTTTCTTTGGTGGATAATTTGGCGGAAAGAAAGGTGGAAAATGAAGTTTTGTTTGGAAGTGAAAAAATGAAAAATCAATCCATAGTAGCGGAAAGAAGTATTGGAAAGAACCGATAA
- a CDS encoding JAB domain-containing protein, with protein MDIDLFNYQSKYGPNTNFRFPTDEATKYLKTSEGKVLPYKLFSGRNDAYPNSAILREKDNQGYANDFALVERQFSENKSLSFRAGTKVSDVNDVAWLFRALEDEAVEHTFALYKFKDDSYLVQHLSTGGITSTVVDLRLLTGNVFKMQPESITLVHNHPSGQLISSKHDRLMLQRLHDIFDHTGIKVEDGIVINLRSGKYLVFNGELGSDRVLELSEQNQPQGKVSTFSFNKQIFAANYQPFKISSPEDSAAYISSQKFGLSDKTEAIILNNANDIVGKFILPQHRQFEKLTELMTIHAGTGVILYGNNMNEQMYKDYREKLELMGFTALDAILLESGNFHSLYEKTKINVYDHLVDKFSKNNLNAEPMVGELGNRYGSNEKITVEIGVYANEEAKSVVPKPFDFDSTEELKAYLDLTMSQYDTHPILLVRIAKGKQPFLLDRLSQYALNELMNEVENHFSSKNVVENTLTENHEEKFLKHIPEERQGEAFHIKVNRSEAEYLLANDILEDIMCKEYGDDDDWVGVTKDDMDEEIGGFDEEYITFEIDLSHNPPEEFVKKILEELELFNGIFHQKEIPKDVQSHYELTFFDKYITPKTKAYKDFISEMETTSPEIFFKNGEREFSEKEKKWMQIYDFRNGLNPAPKSASLQQITNQDNQNNFINNPKTSIMSTQEFDTAQYLKDQMKYLGFGEGEKLHKDLENAINGEERQFEIKTTSDKTLPENKVDFTLKFNKSEKGGIFLNAYQAELTNDKGEKFTHNFGVGKENSFTAKEAVNLLEGRAVKTELKNTKTDEMIPAFVKLKFNEAKNDYGNYKLEIYNENYGVDTGKIVDKAGLIFDKPEYRDNVIKSLEKGNIVKVKFSLDNQTVEGKAVLNPQYKNLNLYDNEMNRINTNKPLKGLEVESPEKNQVKQQSISRGI; from the coding sequence ATGGACATAGACCTTTTTAATTATCAAAGCAAATATGGACCGAACACGAATTTCCGCTTTCCAACGGACGAGGCGACGAAATATCTCAAAACTTCGGAAGGCAAAGTTTTACCGTACAAACTTTTCAGCGGGAGAAATGATGCTTACCCAAATTCCGCCATTCTACGGGAAAAGGACAATCAAGGTTATGCCAATGATTTTGCGCTCGTAGAGAGGCAGTTTTCGGAAAATAAAAGTCTTTCATTTCGAGCGGGAACAAAAGTTTCCGATGTGAACGATGTGGCGTGGCTTTTCCGCGCCCTTGAAGACGAGGCGGTGGAACACACTTTTGCACTCTACAAATTCAAGGACGACAGTTACCTTGTTCAGCATCTTTCGACAGGCGGAATTACTTCCACGGTGGTGGATTTGCGCTTGTTGACAGGAAATGTCTTCAAAATGCAGCCCGAAAGCATCACGCTCGTCCACAACCATCCAAGTGGACAGCTGATTTCTAGCAAACACGACCGACTGATGCTTCAAAGATTGCACGATATTTTTGACCATACGGGAATCAAGGTGGAAGACGGCATCGTCATCAACCTTCGTTCGGGAAAATATTTGGTTTTCAATGGCGAGTTGGGAAGTGACCGTGTATTGGAACTTTCCGAGCAAAACCAACCGCAGGGAAAAGTCAGCACCTTTTCTTTCAACAAGCAGATTTTTGCCGCCAATTATCAGCCGTTCAAAATCAGCAGTCCCGAAGATAGCGCCGCGTACATTTCAAGCCAAAAGTTTGGATTGTCGGACAAAACGGAAGCCATCATCCTGAACAATGCAAACGACATCGTGGGGAAGTTCATTCTGCCGCAACATCGACAGTTCGAGAAACTGACGGAATTGATGACCATTCACGCCGGAACCGGAGTCATACTTTATGGAAATAATATGAACGAGCAGATGTACAAAGATTACCGTGAAAAACTAGAATTGATGGGATTCACGGCTTTGGACGCGATTTTATTGGAAAGCGGAAATTTTCATTCCCTTTATGAAAAGACTAAAATCAATGTCTATGACCATCTCGTGGACAAGTTTAGCAAGAATAATCTGAATGCGGAGCCGATGGTCGGCGAATTGGGAAATCGATATGGCTCGAATGAAAAGATAACCGTGGAAATCGGGGTTTATGCGAATGAAGAAGCCAAATCCGTGGTACCAAAACCTTTTGATTTTGACTCGACTGAAGAACTGAAGGCATACTTGGATTTGACGATGTCGCAGTATGATACACACCCGATTCTTTTGGTGAGAATCGCCAAAGGAAAACAGCCCTTTTTATTGGACAGGCTTTCTCAATACGCACTGAATGAACTGATGAACGAGGTGGAAAACCATTTTTCATCAAAAAATGTCGTTGAAAATACCTTGACTGAAAATCACGAGGAGAAATTTCTCAAGCATATTCCCGAGGAGCGTCAAGGTGAGGCATTCCATATCAAGGTCAATCGCTCGGAAGCAGAATATCTTTTGGCGAACGATATTTTGGAGGACATTATGTGTAAAGAATATGGCGACGACGATGATTGGGTTGGCGTTACTAAAGACGATATGGATGAGGAAATCGGCGGTTTTGACGAGGAATACATAACCTTTGAAATCGACCTTTCCCATAATCCACCGGAAGAATTTGTAAAGAAAATCCTCGAAGAACTCGAATTATTTAATGGCATTTTTCATCAGAAGGAGATTCCGAAAGATGTTCAAAGCCATTACGAATTGACCTTTTTTGACAAGTACATCACGCCCAAAACCAAAGCCTATAAAGATTTTATCTCCGAAATGGAAACCACTTCCCCCGAGATATTCTTTAAGAACGGAGAACGCGAATTTTCCGAAAAGGAAAAAAAGTGGATGCAGATTTATGATTTTAGAAATGGACTGAATCCCGCTCCCAAATCTGCTTCCCTACAACAAATAACAAATCAAGACAACCAAAACAATTTTATTAACAACCCAAAAACAAGCATTATGAGCACACAAGAATTCGACACTGCGCAGTACCTGAAAGACCAAATGAAATACCTAGGTTTCGGGGAAGGAGAAAAACTCCACAAAGATTTGGAAAACGCCATTAATGGCGAGGAAAGACAGTTTGAAATCAAGACGACTTCAGACAAAACCCTGCCCGAAAACAAGGTGGATTTTACCCTTAAATTCAACAAATCTGAAAAGGGCGGAATCTTCCTGAACGCTTATCAGGCGGAACTGACCAACGACAAAGGCGAAAAATTCACGCACAACTTCGGCGTAGGCAAGGAAAATTCCTTTACCGCAAAAGAAGCCGTAAATCTTCTTGAAGGCAGAGCCGTGAAAACGGAACTGAAAAACACCAAGACCGACGAGATGATTCCCGCCTTTGTGAAACTGAAATTCAACGAGGCCAAAAACGACTATGGAAACTACAAACTCGAAATCTACAACGAAAATTACGGGGTGGACACAGGGAAAATTGTGGATAAGGCAGGTCTGATTTTCGACAAGCCGGAATACAGAGACAACGTCATCAAGTCTTTGGAGAAAGGCAACATCGTGAAAGTGAAATTTTCACTCGACAACCAAACCGTGGAAGGAAAAGCCGTTTTGAATCCGCAGTACAAAAACCTCAACCTGTACGACAACGAGATGAACCGAATCAATACCAACAAGCCTTTGAAGGGTTTGGAAGTTGAGAGTCCCGAAAAGAATCAGGTGAAACAGCAGAGTATTTCAAGAGGAATCTAA
- a CDS encoding M23 family metallopeptidase, translating into MKRYILLFTVLIQFSIKAQFNTVTFVKKMEENKPEFIENSGKQTNSKTNETRVSEKGNFLLKNSSKKVLLKELDSLKKMILEMNKVKPIPHQLDIKRVEDSLIQILKRNLSVEKSGLQKSLKPKEENVLSPNKIMMPVKNALNLSSAFGNRFHPIFGGQKFHNGIDIKARYENVFAVMDGIITESGWDTKGGGNYIKVLHHNRFETAYLHLSEKYYKAGEVVKAGFVIGKSGNSGNSTGPHLHFSVKEFGKFINPLNFLNELIQAKQLIAQHYEH; encoded by the coding sequence ATGAAACGATACATCCTACTTTTTACCGTGCTCATTCAATTTTCGATAAAGGCACAATTCAACACTGTGACTTTTGTGAAGAAAATGGAAGAAAACAAACCTGAATTTATTGAAAATTCAGGCAAGCAAACTAATTCTAAAACCAATGAAACAAGAGTTTCTGAAAAGGGAAATTTTTTGCTGAAGAATTCTTCAAAGAAAGTCTTGCTTAAGGAACTTGATTCTCTGAAAAAGATGATTTTGGAAATGAACAAGGTAAAGCCTATTCCACATCAATTAGACATCAAACGCGTGGAAGATTCCCTTATCCAAATCCTTAAAAGAAATCTTTCTGTGGAAAAATCGGGATTGCAAAAATCCTTAAAACCAAAGGAAGAAAATGTTCTTTCCCCGAACAAGATTATGATGCCCGTGAAAAATGCACTCAACTTGAGTTCGGCTTTTGGAAACCGCTTCCATCCAATTTTTGGCGGACAAAAATTCCACAACGGCATCGACATCAAGGCTCGATACGAAAATGTTTTTGCCGTGATGGACGGCATCATTACCGAATCGGGATGGGACACCAAAGGTGGCGGAAACTACATCAAAGTCCTGCACCACAACCGTTTCGAGACCGCCTATCTGCACCTCTCCGAAAAATATTATAAAGCGGGAGAAGTGGTAAAGGCGGGATTCGTCATCGGCAAAAGCGGAAACTCGGGAAACTCAACCGGACCGCACCTGCATTTTTCCGTGAAGGAATTTGGAAAATTCATCAATCCCCTGAATTTTCTGAACGAACTCATTCAAGCAAAACAATTAATCGCACAACATTATGAACACTAA
- a CDS encoding type IV secretion system DNA-binding domain-containing protein — translation MQEQQHQIKIYGFFQKLVYAVVAMECITLFFLHANVPVLSKLLEGFAKMGIFSPPINAKISTLILIAIVAAGTKAKKKQDLNIVKSIILPIIFGVGMMVGSLFLIPLTDDRSIPNILPGMNVFQIGYALLSLLGAMIAQMGADSISKYMQQKMGKDRWNVEEESFAQNTELAETDTSVNLPYLFRYQKMTHKGWINLNPFRGTMVIGTPGSGKSFGVINPAIRQMVAKGFSLCIYDFKFPDLSQIAYYHYLLKKSNDGGYQHQFNIINLNEVEGSKRVNPFKKEYIRTLAEAQEMAEAMVSALQKGGASAGGGSEQFFTQSAINFLSSCIYFFATYENGKFSTLPHLLAFMNKSYEEIFETLFTHEELSSLLSPFKTAYDNKAFDQLEGQVGTLKIFLSRLATKESFWVFSGDEVELKITNSENPSIMILASNPGTQDINSALYSSVLNRTLTLINNKGNLPGGIIADEFPTIYIHKIDNVVATARSNKIAVLLGLQEIPQLRQFYKKEVADTISAIVGNILSGSARDKNTLEWLEKLFGKIKQKTYSQSISQQGTTTSINEKMDNMIPAGKIAALRTGEMVGMIAQSEENDNSEYKSSAISGKINLDMEKIKHEEQNYVKMPTYYNFTDKTGKNRKEEVLMTNFRRINKEVELIIDALKILN, via the coding sequence ATGCAGGAACAGCAGCACCAAATCAAGATTTACGGATTCTTCCAAAAATTGGTCTATGCCGTCGTGGCGATGGAATGCATCACGTTGTTTTTCCTACACGCCAATGTTCCCGTGCTTTCAAAACTGTTGGAGGGATTTGCCAAGATGGGGATTTTCTCCCCGCCCATCAACGCCAAAATTTCGACACTGATTTTAATCGCCATCGTAGCGGCGGGAACCAAGGCGAAGAAGAAACAGGATTTGAACATCGTGAAATCCATCATCCTGCCGATTATTTTCGGTGTCGGAATGATGGTCGGCTCACTCTTCCTCATTCCTCTTACCGACGACAGATCCATCCCAAACATCCTGCCCGGAATGAACGTCTTCCAAATCGGATACGCCCTGCTTTCCCTTTTGGGAGCGATGATTGCACAGATGGGTGCCGACAGCATCTCGAAATACATGCAGCAGAAAATGGGGAAAGACCGATGGAATGTGGAGGAGGAAAGTTTTGCTCAAAACACAGAATTGGCGGAAACCGACACGTCGGTGAACCTGCCCTATTTGTTCCGCTACCAAAAGATGACGCACAAGGGATGGATCAACCTCAATCCGTTTCGTGGAACGATGGTCATCGGAACGCCCGGCTCGGGAAAATCGTTCGGCGTCATCAATCCCGCAATCCGACAGATGGTCGCCAAAGGTTTCTCGCTGTGTATCTATGATTTCAAGTTTCCCGACCTTTCACAGATTGCGTACTACCACTATCTTTTGAAGAAATCCAATGATGGAGGATATCAACATCAATTCAACATCATCAATCTGAACGAGGTGGAAGGCTCGAAACGAGTGAATCCCTTTAAAAAGGAATACATCCGAACTTTGGCGGAAGCACAGGAAATGGCGGAAGCGATGGTTTCAGCACTGCAAAAAGGTGGTGCAAGTGCAGGTGGCGGTTCGGAGCAGTTTTTTACGCAATCAGCAATTAATTTTTTATCCTCGTGCATCTACTTTTTTGCAACTTACGAGAACGGAAAATTTTCCACACTGCCCCATCTTTTGGCTTTTATGAACAAGAGTTACGAGGAAATATTCGAGACGCTCTTTACTCACGAGGAACTGTCCTCGCTTCTTTCTCCCTTCAAGACGGCATATGACAACAAGGCATTCGACCAATTGGAGGGACAGGTCGGAACCTTGAAAATCTTCCTCTCAAGATTGGCGACCAAGGAAAGTTTTTGGGTGTTTTCAGGCGACGAAGTGGAACTGAAGATTACCAACAGCGAAAATCCGTCGATAATGATTTTGGCTTCCAATCCCGGAACACAGGACATCAACTCAGCCCTTTACTCTTCCGTCTTAAACAGAACTTTGACCTTGATTAACAACAAGGGAAATCTTCCCGGCGGAATTATTGCCGACGAGTTCCCAACCATCTACATCCACAAAATCGACAATGTGGTGGCAACCGCAAGAAGCAACAAGATTGCCGTGCTTTTGGGACTTCAGGAAATTCCGCAACTCCGACAGTTTTACAAAAAAGAAGTCGCAGACACCATTTCCGCCATCGTCGGGAACATCCTTTCAGGTTCTGCAAGGGATAAGAACACCTTGGAATGGCTCGAAAAACTATTCGGAAAAATAAAGCAGAAAACCTATTCGCAGAGTATCTCGCAACAGGGAACCACCACGAGTATCAACGAAAAGATGGACAATATGATTCCTGCAGGAAAAATCGCCGCACTCCGCACCGGAGAAATGGTCGGAATGATTGCCCAAAGCGAGGAAAACGACAACTCGGAATACAAATCTTCGGCAATCAGCGGGAAAATCAACCTCGATATGGAGAAGATTAAACACGAGGAACAGAACTATGTGAAAATGCCGACCTACTACAATTTCACGGACAAAACGGGAAAAAACCGAAAAGAGGAAGTGCTGATGACCAATTTCCGAAGAATCAACAAGGAGGTGGAACTCATCATCGACGCCCTGAAAATCTTAAACTGA